One window of Dechloromonas sp. ZY10 genomic DNA carries:
- a CDS encoding EscU/YscU/HrcU family type III secretion system export apparatus switch protein, whose product MNSPKPSPLREAVALAYGQTDPAPRVVARGKGVIAEQIIAKAKEHGVYVHESVELVALLTQVDIDEHIPAQLYMAVAELLAWLYQLEQGGAKKNATE is encoded by the coding sequence ATGAACTCCCCGAAACCCTCCCCGTTACGTGAAGCAGTAGCACTCGCCTATGGCCAGACCGATCCGGCGCCGCGTGTAGTTGCCAGGGGCAAAGGGGTAATCGCCGAACAGATCATCGCCAAGGCGAAAGAACACGGGGTTTACGTGCATGAATCAGTAGAGTTGGTAGCCCTGCTTACACAGGTAGATATTGACGAGCACATCCCAGCACAACTCTACATGGCAGTCGCCGAGTTGCTCGCCTGGCTCTACCAACTGGAACAAGGCGGGGCAAAAAAAAACGCTACGGAGTAA
- the fliE gene encoding flagellar hook-basal body complex protein FliE produces the protein MDTKGIEQMLNVLRTTAAQASGKPATEVQPVSGGPDFAQVLQSSIDKVNQTQQQATQMAEKLAAGDSSQNLHEVMIALQTASVSFQEMVQVRNKLVSAYQDVMNIQV, from the coding sequence ATGGACACGAAAGGTATCGAACAAATGTTGAATGTGCTGCGTACTACCGCAGCACAGGCTTCAGGCAAGCCAGCGACCGAGGTTCAGCCGGTATCCGGCGGGCCTGATTTTGCGCAGGTGTTGCAGTCGTCCATCGACAAGGTCAATCAGACACAGCAGCAGGCGACCCAGATGGCGGAAAAACTTGCCGCCGGCGACTCCTCGCAAAACCTGCATGAGGTAATGATTGCCTTGCAAACTGCCAGTGTTTCCTTCCAGGAGATGGTACAGGTCCGTAATAAGCTGGTTTCCGCCTATCAGGATGTGATGAACATCCAGGTCTAA
- a CDS encoding PAS domain-containing sensor histidine kinase produces the protein MPASEPDARTLELQKAFAVFNQVSQELTHAYDALQAKVSSLTEELAVANGELRRQYREKEALSERLSSLLDALPAGVVLLEYGAVVSALNPAAAAMFGAGVVGSHWGDVVSTFLEPTVTVGEWILKGRRVSIAESMLPSTGGKILLVHDVTAAHQMKAELERSQRLAAMGEMAASLAHQLRTPLATALLYTSNLAQPGIPDEARARFSDKAGTQLRRLERLIQDVLLFARGESIGRDLIPAPDLLLEAAQTVEPLMRQQNIVFSTVDRSNGTVLVGSRKALLGALVSLLENAMQAIVPQGGRVTLTATQVGDVLAWSVKDDGPGIGKETLQRIFEPFFTTKGQGTGLGLAIALGVARAHGGLIEAVSEPGQGAEFVMTLPAMPAEQGMVEHVGT, from the coding sequence ATGCCTGCCAGCGAACCCGACGCGCGGACGCTGGAATTGCAAAAGGCGTTTGCGGTTTTTAACCAGGTTTCGCAGGAACTGACGCATGCCTACGACGCCCTTCAGGCCAAGGTCAGTTCGCTGACCGAGGAGTTGGCTGTGGCCAATGGCGAATTGCGACGCCAGTATCGTGAGAAGGAGGCTTTGTCCGAACGTTTGTCCTCCTTGCTGGATGCCTTGCCGGCCGGGGTTGTCCTGCTGGAATACGGTGCTGTCGTGTCGGCGCTGAACCCGGCAGCGGCAGCAATGTTCGGGGCCGGGGTGGTGGGCAGCCATTGGGGGGACGTGGTGAGCACTTTCCTCGAGCCGACAGTGACGGTCGGCGAGTGGATTTTAAAAGGGCGGCGGGTATCAATTGCCGAAAGCATGCTGCCTTCGACTGGTGGCAAGATTTTGCTAGTCCATGATGTCACTGCGGCTCATCAGATGAAAGCGGAGTTGGAGCGCAGCCAGCGTCTGGCCGCGATGGGGGAAATGGCCGCCTCGCTGGCGCATCAGCTGCGAACGCCATTGGCAACCGCCTTGCTCTATACTTCCAATCTTGCGCAGCCGGGTATTCCCGATGAGGCGCGCGCGCGTTTTTCTGACAAAGCTGGGACTCAATTGCGCCGCCTTGAGCGCCTGATTCAAGATGTCCTGCTGTTTGCCCGGGGCGAGAGTATCGGGCGCGACCTGATTCCGGCGCCGGACTTATTGCTGGAGGCTGCCCAGACTGTCGAGCCGCTGATGCGACAGCAAAATATCGTGTTTTCCACGGTCGACCGCAGCAATGGAACAGTTTTGGTAGGGAGCCGCAAAGCCTTGCTGGGGGCCTTGGTCAGTTTGCTGGAGAATGCGATGCAGGCCATCGTACCGCAGGGAGGGCGAGTGACCCTGACGGCAACTCAAGTTGGCGATGTGCTGGCCTGGTCGGTCAAGGATGATGGGCCGGGAATTGGCAAGGAAACCTTGCAGCGTATCTTTGAGCCATTTTTTACGACCAAGGGCCAGGGTACCGGGTTGGGATTGGCGATTGCGCTTGGTGTGGCCCGTGCCCACGGCGGATTGATTGAAGCGGTTTCGGAGCCCGGTCAAGGAGCCGAGTTTGTAATGACTTTGCCGGCGATGCCGGCTGAGCAGGGAATGGTAGAACATGTCGGAACATAA
- the fliG gene encoding flagellar motor switch protein FliG, whose protein sequence is MAASNNPDEGLEKSATLLIALGEEGAAEVLKNLGPREVQKLGHAMATLKSVPRAKIEAVLDEFHQIAEEQSAVHVDTDSYIRSVLTKALGDDKASNLISRILNSSETSGIDSLKWMDASTVADLIKNEHPQIIATILVHLEHDHASEILAQFTERLRNDVVLRIATLEGIQPVALRELNEAMTRIMAGSTNIKRAAMGGVRTVAEILNFIGTANETSVIDAIREYDPDLAQKIIDEMFVFENLMDIDDRSIQLILREIQSDSLILALKGASPELREKVFKNMSQRAAEMLREDLESRGPVRVSEVEAEQKEILKVVRRLADEGQIVLGGAGGEQML, encoded by the coding sequence ATGGCGGCTAGCAATAATCCGGATGAGGGCCTGGAAAAAAGCGCAACCTTGCTGATTGCACTGGGAGAGGAAGGTGCGGCAGAAGTGCTGAAAAACCTCGGCCCACGAGAAGTGCAAAAACTTGGCCACGCAATGGCTACGCTGAAGTCGGTACCCAGGGCAAAAATTGAAGCCGTTCTCGACGAATTTCACCAGATTGCCGAAGAACAGTCTGCAGTGCACGTGGATACCGACAGCTACATTCGCTCGGTTCTGACCAAGGCGCTGGGTGATGACAAAGCGTCGAACCTTATTTCGCGCATCCTTAACAGCAGCGAAACCTCAGGCATCGATAGCCTGAAGTGGATGGACGCCTCCACCGTTGCCGACCTGATCAAGAACGAACACCCACAGATTATTGCCACGATCCTGGTACATCTGGAACACGACCATGCCAGCGAAATTCTGGCCCAGTTCACCGAGCGACTACGCAATGATGTCGTATTGCGAATAGCCACTCTGGAAGGCATCCAACCGGTCGCGCTACGCGAGCTCAACGAGGCGATGACCCGGATCATGGCTGGTTCAACCAATATCAAGCGGGCCGCAATGGGCGGGGTTCGCACGGTGGCGGAAATTCTCAACTTCATCGGCACCGCAAATGAAACCTCGGTCATTGATGCTATCCGCGAATACGACCCCGATCTTGCGCAGAAAATCATTGATGAAATGTTCGTCTTTGAGAACCTGATGGATATCGACGATCGCTCGATCCAGCTCATCCTGCGCGAAATCCAGTCTGACTCGCTGATTCTTGCGCTCAAGGGTGCATCCCCCGAATTGCGGGAAAAGGTATTCAAAAACATGTCGCAGAGGGCGGCAGAAATGCTGCGCGAAGACCTGGAATCACGCGGCCCGGTTCGAGTTTCCGAAGTCGAAGCCGAACAGAAGGAAATTCTCAAGGTGGTTCGCCGCCTGGCCGACGAAGGGCAAATCGTTCTCGGCGGCGCCGGTGGCGAGCAAATGCTGTAA
- a CDS encoding sigma-54-dependent transcriptional regulator, whose protein sequence is MSEHNLPVLVVEDDPGLREAIGDTLELAGRPYVAVDGGEQALKVLAEQAFSIVVSDVRMMPMDGITLLKEIRARLPHLPVVLMTAYAEVEKAVDAMRSGACDFLLKPFEPGALLAHIGKYELQPESGEAGPVANDPATQEMFAMARRVAQTDATVLLTGESGVGKEVVARYIHRHSARADGPFVAINCAAIPDSLLEATLFGYEKGAFTGAQQAQAGKFEQAQDGTLLLDEVTEMPMGLQAKLLRVLQEREVERVGGKKPVALNIRVVATSNRNMAEAVAKGVFREDLFYRLNVFPVDIPSLRERPQDVLPLARHFLLEHGQRFGRSGVRFSAAAEDALRDYDWPGNVRELENVVQRALILAAGTDIQAKDLKLPGGSVAKAGELDSSIRGDLDSGDSSHEMPKKVDNMKDLEREHILRTLSEVGGSRRLAVERLGISERTLRYKLQQYREEGYWQD, encoded by the coding sequence ATGTCGGAACATAATTTGCCTGTGCTGGTGGTCGAGGACGACCCGGGGTTGCGCGAAGCGATTGGCGATACGCTGGAGCTGGCCGGGCGTCCCTATGTCGCTGTCGATGGTGGCGAACAGGCGCTCAAGGTGCTGGCGGAGCAGGCTTTTTCGATTGTAGTGAGCGATGTGCGGATGATGCCGATGGACGGTATCACCCTGCTCAAGGAAATCCGCGCCAGGTTGCCGCACTTGCCGGTCGTTCTGATGACTGCCTACGCAGAGGTGGAAAAGGCGGTCGATGCAATGCGCTCGGGCGCCTGCGATTTTTTGCTTAAGCCTTTTGAGCCAGGGGCCTTGCTGGCTCACATCGGAAAATATGAGTTGCAGCCGGAGTCGGGCGAAGCCGGTCCGGTTGCCAATGACCCGGCAACGCAGGAAATGTTTGCCATGGCCAGGCGGGTTGCGCAGACGGATGCTACGGTGTTGCTCACCGGCGAATCGGGTGTCGGCAAGGAGGTGGTGGCGCGCTACATTCACCGGCATTCTGCTCGTGCCGATGGTCCTTTTGTGGCCATCAATTGCGCCGCGATCCCCGATAGTCTGCTTGAGGCAACCCTGTTTGGCTATGAGAAGGGGGCGTTTACCGGCGCTCAGCAAGCTCAGGCGGGCAAATTCGAGCAGGCTCAGGATGGAACGCTGTTGCTAGATGAGGTGACCGAGATGCCGATGGGACTGCAGGCCAAGCTGTTGCGGGTGCTGCAGGAGCGTGAGGTCGAGCGGGTGGGGGGCAAGAAACCGGTGGCGCTCAATATTCGGGTTGTGGCAACGTCCAACCGGAATATGGCTGAAGCGGTTGCTAAAGGCGTATTCCGTGAGGACCTGTTTTACCGGCTCAACGTATTCCCGGTCGATATTCCTTCGTTACGTGAGCGGCCGCAAGATGTGTTACCGCTGGCCCGGCATTTCCTGCTGGAGCACGGACAGCGTTTCGGTCGCAGCGGCGTACGCTTTTCCGCTGCTGCGGAAGATGCGCTGCGGGATTACGATTGGCCGGGCAATGTCCGCGAACTGGAAAACGTTGTCCAGCGTGCTTTGATTCTAGCGGCAGGTACGGACATCCAAGCCAAGGATCTGAAACTTCCGGGGGGAAGCGTTGCCAAAGCAGGTGAGCTTGATTCGTCGATTCGCGGTGACTTGGACAGCGGCGATAGTTCTCATGAAATGCCGAAAAAGGTCGATAATATGAAGGACTTGGAGCGTGAACACATCCTGCGCACGCTGTCCGAGGTGGGCGGCTCCCGCCGCTTGGCAGTTGAGCGTCTTGGTATTTCGGAAAGAACCTTGCGTTACAAGTTGCAGCAGTATCGCGAAGAGGGTTATTGGCAGGATTGA
- a CDS encoding flagellar assembly protein FliH translates to MIIPKEKLTSFERWQIASFDKPAEPPPQAAPLPEASEAPAAEPEPLPLAPEEESLPPPSLPSAEEIQQLYEETRAAAHGQGYSEGYAAGHAEGLAAAQAEQQAVASAMGEQLTALVRNLQQAIGTLEQDVADQLLDTALAIATEVLRGSIAVHKEALLPLIREAIASLPGHHSHLQVHIHPEDALVLRPLIEEQLAQTGGQLIENSEISPGGCRVTAGAGEIDASIETRWRRVLEAIGAEPQAWLTN, encoded by the coding sequence GTGATTATCCCGAAGGAAAAACTGACCTCATTTGAACGCTGGCAAATTGCCTCGTTCGACAAGCCTGCCGAGCCACCACCTCAGGCCGCCCCCCTGCCGGAAGCAAGCGAAGCCCCGGCGGCCGAGCCAGAGCCCCTGCCTCTTGCCCCCGAGGAAGAATCCCTTCCGCCACCATCGCTTCCCAGCGCGGAAGAGATTCAACAACTTTACGAAGAAACCCGTGCCGCAGCGCATGGTCAAGGCTATAGCGAAGGCTACGCAGCTGGCCACGCCGAAGGATTAGCTGCAGCCCAGGCAGAACAACAAGCTGTAGCAAGTGCGATGGGCGAGCAGTTGACCGCCTTGGTCAGGAACCTGCAACAAGCAATTGGTACACTGGAACAAGATGTCGCCGATCAATTACTGGATACGGCTCTAGCTATTGCAACCGAGGTTTTGCGGGGGAGCATTGCGGTTCACAAGGAGGCGCTCCTGCCCCTGATCCGTGAAGCCATCGCCAGCCTGCCAGGCCACCACAGTCATCTGCAAGTCCATATCCACCCCGAGGATGCACTGGTCTTGCGACCGCTGATTGAAGAGCAATTGGCACAAACCGGCGGACAGTTAATCGAAAATAGCGAGATTTCACCCGGCGGCTGCCGGGTGACTGCCGGCGCCGGCGAAATTGATGCCAGCATCGAAACCCGCTGGCGCCGCGTACTCGAGGCGATTGGCGCGGAACCTCAGGCATGGCTGACGAATTGA
- a CDS encoding flagellar hook-length control protein FliK: protein MSLSVISSPLAAIAPPLPGGTGTAGNTGTGVDFSALLFSQMGILSGVATESGRETGKETATSEEETETGSDALALFLGNLPPQPPVAPPPQQAASQQAGLVTEEKILAARSGSTAAQLPVELSGSNAATTETDANTANIAASNSFSDLLTPKGESNQLASHAAAQLQAAQSGKPEAAATHQASIQTPVSQPGWGHEFGEKLVWMAKNDQQSAQININPPQLGPIQIHLSLNGDQATASFASPFGEVRQAIESALPQLKEMLASSGIDLGQANVGANLAQQQREAQQQQAKTRRDSDENAILPATSDHASSGTIALGATGRGPGKVDLFA, encoded by the coding sequence ATGAGCCTGAGCGTCATTTCCTCCCCACTTGCAGCGATTGCCCCCCCCCTGCCGGGAGGTACAGGCACTGCCGGCAATACCGGCACCGGTGTCGACTTCTCTGCCTTGCTCTTTAGCCAAATGGGGATACTATCGGGAGTAGCGACTGAAAGCGGCCGAGAAACCGGCAAAGAGACAGCCACATCTGAAGAGGAAACAGAAACCGGCAGCGATGCCCTGGCACTCTTTCTCGGCAACCTGCCGCCTCAGCCACCGGTTGCCCCGCCGCCTCAACAGGCCGCGTCTCAACAGGCAGGGTTGGTTACCGAGGAGAAAATACTTGCTGCTCGAAGCGGGAGTACTGCAGCGCAGCTACCTGTTGAACTGAGTGGCAGCAACGCTGCAACGACCGAGACAGATGCAAATACGGCAAATATTGCCGCCAGCAACAGCTTCAGCGATCTTCTGACTCCAAAAGGCGAAAGCAATCAACTGGCGAGCCATGCTGCAGCCCAGTTACAAGCAGCACAATCCGGCAAGCCAGAGGCTGCGGCAACACACCAGGCAAGCATCCAGACACCGGTCAGCCAGCCAGGCTGGGGCCATGAGTTTGGTGAGAAGCTGGTCTGGATGGCCAAAAATGATCAGCAATCTGCACAGATCAATATCAACCCTCCGCAACTAGGCCCCATTCAGATCCACCTTAGCCTGAATGGTGACCAGGCAACCGCCAGCTTCGCTTCACCATTTGGCGAGGTACGCCAAGCCATCGAGAGCGCCTTGCCGCAACTGAAAGAAATGCTGGCCTCATCAGGAATTGACCTCGGACAGGCCAATGTTGGCGCCAATCTTGCGCAACAGCAGCGTGAAGCCCAGCAACAGCAGGCAAAGACAAGACGGGACAGCGACGAAAACGCTATACTTCCCGCCACTAGCGACCATGCCAGCAGCGGAACCATTGCCCTCGGGGCGACAGGCCGCGGACCGGGCAAGGTCGACCTCTTTGCCTGA
- the fliF gene encoding flagellar basal-body MS-ring/collar protein FliF encodes MDAATETTADAPPEQNQLQRLREAFNRLGNQQKIMLMVALAAIIALIIGTILWSRQPEWKVLFSNLGEKDGGAIVAILEQQNIPHRYADNGSLMIHANRVHEVRLKLASQGLPRGGMVGFELMENQKFGTSQFAEQVNYQRGLEGELARTIQSIAAVQNARVHLAMPKPSVFVREDQKPTASIMLNLHPGRSLDQTQIAGIKHLVASSVPQLTAANVTIIDQNGTLNQQVKSKLMEAGLDPVQIQYVREVEDGIVKRIEEILKPVFGTDNFKVQVAADLDFSQNEQTAEIYRPNSAPEASSIRSQQNNETAGVNSFTGGVPGALTNQPPVPATAPITQPQVGGAPAQTQAKPGDPQGRIEVAGINAPLNTVGQPLNASKTATINYEVDKTIRHTKHAIGSIRRLTTAVVVNHRKDSDKNGKPLTRPLNENEIKQVSDLVREAMGFSRERGDSLSVVSAPFTESDKADASPPLWKDPENIAYLRELLKYLLIAAIIFALYAKVIKPSLDTMFPPPPEPEESASPEEIAARMPGVEGYDGEDDEEGTEVRIDHYAIKVQKARDFAHADPKAVANIIKDWMGVNGG; translated from the coding sequence ATGGACGCAGCAACAGAGACCACCGCAGACGCCCCGCCGGAGCAAAACCAGCTCCAGCGCCTGCGTGAAGCCTTCAACCGGCTCGGCAACCAGCAAAAAATCATGCTGATGGTGGCACTTGCCGCCATCATCGCCTTGATCATCGGTACCATCCTGTGGAGCCGACAGCCCGAATGGAAGGTTCTTTTTTCCAACCTGGGAGAGAAAGATGGCGGAGCGATCGTTGCCATCCTCGAACAGCAGAATATTCCCCATCGTTACGCCGATAACGGCTCCCTGATGATCCACGCCAACCGAGTGCATGAAGTTCGCCTCAAACTGGCGTCGCAGGGCCTACCCAGAGGCGGGATGGTCGGCTTTGAACTGATGGAAAACCAGAAATTCGGGACCAGCCAGTTCGCCGAACAGGTGAATTACCAGCGCGGACTGGAAGGTGAACTGGCCCGGACCATCCAGTCGATCGCCGCAGTGCAAAACGCCCGCGTCCATCTCGCCATGCCCAAACCCTCGGTTTTTGTCCGCGAAGATCAGAAGCCGACTGCGTCGATCATGCTTAACCTGCATCCAGGCCGCAGCCTCGATCAGACACAGATTGCCGGCATCAAGCATCTCGTCGCCTCGAGCGTTCCCCAACTCACTGCAGCCAATGTAACCATCATCGACCAGAACGGAACTCTGAACCAGCAAGTCAAGAGCAAGCTTATGGAAGCTGGCCTCGACCCGGTGCAGATTCAGTATGTCAGAGAGGTCGAAGACGGGATCGTCAAGCGGATTGAAGAGATTCTCAAGCCAGTATTCGGAACCGACAACTTCAAGGTGCAGGTTGCTGCAGACCTCGACTTTTCACAAAACGAGCAGACCGCAGAAATTTACCGCCCGAACAGCGCCCCAGAGGCGAGTTCAATCCGCAGCCAACAAAACAATGAAACTGCTGGCGTGAACTCCTTTACCGGCGGCGTGCCAGGCGCCTTGACCAACCAGCCCCCGGTCCCCGCCACCGCACCAATCACTCAACCCCAAGTTGGTGGCGCACCAGCACAAACCCAGGCCAAACCTGGTGACCCGCAGGGGCGGATTGAAGTCGCCGGAATCAACGCCCCCCTCAATACTGTCGGCCAGCCTCTTAACGCCAGCAAGACTGCAACCATCAACTATGAGGTGGACAAAACCATTCGCCATACCAAGCACGCGATTGGTTCGATCCGCCGACTGACCACTGCAGTTGTCGTCAATCATCGCAAGGACAGCGACAAAAACGGCAAGCCACTGACGCGCCCACTCAACGAAAACGAAATCAAACAAGTCAGCGACCTGGTCCGTGAAGCCATGGGTTTCAGCCGCGAGCGGGGCGATAGCCTGTCGGTGGTCAGCGCACCGTTTACCGAGAGCGACAAGGCCGATGCCTCTCCTCCGCTATGGAAAGACCCGGAAAATATTGCCTACCTGCGTGAATTGCTCAAGTATCTGCTCATCGCAGCCATCATCTTTGCCCTCTACGCCAAGGTGATCAAGCCTTCGCTTGACACAATGTTCCCGCCCCCCCCGGAACCCGAAGAAAGTGCCTCGCCGGAGGAAATTGCCGCGCGTATGCCGGGCGTCGAAGGCTACGATGGAGAGGACGACGAAGAAGGGACGGAAGTCCGGATCGACCATTATGCAATCAAGGTGCAAAAGGCGCGTGACTTCGCTCACGCCGACCCCAAGGCGGTAGCAAATATCATCAAGGACTGGATGGGCGTAAATGGCGGCTAG
- the fliI gene encoding flagellar protein export ATPase FliI, producing the protein MADELTLPAHTQRWCNFLRSCSEAAGTAHPLWPVGRLTRINGLVMEAAGLKLPLGSACLVYPLGGHPVEAEVVGFAGEKLFLMPSDEVYGLAPGSKVVAYDSPAPPPLLDSPTGLRRRAIDRAKQVPVGDELLGRVVDGVGRPLDNKGPLHTEHARSLQARPINPMTRAPIEQPLDVGIRAINGLLTVGRGQRMGLFAGSGVGKSVLLGMMARYTEAEIIVVGLIGERGREVKEFIEHILGEEGIRRSVVVAAPADTGPLMRLQGAAYATTIAEYFRDQGRQVLLIMDSLTRYAMAQREIALAIGEPPATRGYPPSVFAKLPALVERTGNGPEGGGSITAFYTVLAEGDDQQDPIADSARAILDGHIVLSRTLADSGHYPAIDIEQSISRAMVNLISPTHLDLIRKFKVMFSRYQRSRDLISVGAYAPGSDPVLDQAIGLYPRMEGFLQQKLTEQSAFQATLADLQALF; encoded by the coding sequence ATGGCTGACGAATTGACCCTGCCAGCCCATACGCAGCGCTGGTGCAATTTTCTGCGCAGTTGTAGCGAAGCAGCCGGAACCGCCCACCCTCTCTGGCCGGTTGGTCGCCTGACCCGGATCAACGGCCTGGTAATGGAAGCCGCCGGGCTAAAACTGCCACTGGGCAGTGCCTGCCTGGTCTATCCGCTCGGCGGACACCCGGTCGAAGCCGAAGTAGTCGGTTTTGCCGGGGAAAAACTATTCCTGATGCCGTCGGACGAAGTCTACGGGCTGGCTCCGGGTTCGAAGGTAGTCGCTTACGACAGCCCTGCCCCCCCTCCCTTGCTCGACAGCCCCACCGGGTTGCGCCGCAGAGCGATTGATCGAGCCAAGCAAGTTCCCGTTGGAGATGAACTACTGGGCCGCGTGGTCGACGGTGTTGGACGTCCGCTCGACAACAAAGGACCGCTGCACACCGAGCACGCCCGTTCATTGCAGGCACGCCCGATCAATCCGATGACCCGGGCACCGATCGAACAGCCGCTCGATGTCGGCATCCGGGCGATCAACGGCTTGCTGACCGTCGGACGTGGTCAGCGGATGGGCCTCTTTGCCGGATCCGGGGTCGGTAAATCGGTACTACTGGGGATGATGGCACGCTACACCGAAGCGGAAATCATCGTCGTCGGACTGATCGGTGAGCGCGGCCGGGAAGTCAAGGAGTTCATTGAACACATTCTCGGCGAAGAAGGCATCCGCCGCTCAGTTGTTGTCGCCGCCCCTGCCGACACCGGGCCACTGATGCGCCTGCAAGGAGCTGCCTACGCCACCACCATTGCCGAATACTTTCGCGATCAGGGCAGACAAGTACTACTGATCATGGACTCCTTGACTCGCTACGCGATGGCGCAGCGTGAAATTGCCTTGGCAATTGGCGAACCTCCGGCCACCCGCGGCTACCCCCCCTCGGTTTTTGCCAAGTTGCCGGCCTTGGTTGAGCGCACCGGCAATGGCCCCGAGGGCGGCGGATCAATTACGGCCTTTTACACCGTTCTGGCAGAAGGCGACGACCAGCAGGATCCGATTGCCGACTCGGCCCGCGCCATCCTCGACGGTCACATTGTCCTGTCGCGAACCCTGGCGGATTCGGGGCATTACCCGGCAATTGACATAGAACAGTCGATCAGTCGGGCGATGGTTAATCTGATCAGCCCGACACATCTTGATCTGATCCGAAAATTTAAGGTGATGTTCTCGCGTTACCAGCGATCCCGCGACCTGATCTCGGTCGGCGCCTACGCCCCAGGCTCAGACCCGGTCCTGGATCAAGCGATTGGTTTATATCCCCGGATGGAAGGCTTCCTTCAGCAAAAACTGACCGAACAGTCGGCCTTTCAAGCCACCCTGGCTGACCTGCAAGCCTTGTTCTAA
- the fliJ gene encoding flagellar export protein FliJ, with product MSKEFTLQPLLDIMQERSDEATRRLGQLIAAEQNQKSRLQLLENYRAEYAQKMHDAVQIGISPQVLNNYRDFLGRIDEAIEQQRQAVARSESDTRTGQENWRQQNRQLKALDTLAQRHEARERHAEGKRDQKTQDEFSSRKYARQEKD from the coding sequence ATGTCAAAAGAATTCACCCTGCAACCGTTGCTCGACATCATGCAGGAACGTAGCGATGAAGCAACCCGCCGCCTCGGCCAATTGATTGCCGCCGAGCAAAACCAGAAAAGCCGGCTACAACTCCTTGAAAACTACCGGGCCGAATACGCCCAGAAAATGCATGACGCGGTACAAATTGGGATCAGCCCTCAAGTATTGAACAACTACCGCGACTTTCTCGGCCGGATTGACGAAGCCATCGAGCAGCAAAGGCAGGCCGTGGCCAGATCGGAAAGCGACACCCGAACCGGCCAGGAAAATTGGCGCCAGCAGAATCGCCAGCTGAAGGCACTGGATACACTGGCCCAACGACATGAGGCCCGCGAGCGCCATGCTGAAGGCAAGCGAGATCAAAAGACACAGGACGAATTTTCGTCCCGAAAGTACGCCAGACAAGAGAAAGACTAA